Proteins from a genomic interval of Drosophila melanogaster chromosome 2R:
- the CG42391 gene encoding uncharacterized protein, whose product MSKLLVFNFIQTIPLQLRNNFKSKVKARPISYSLGTLHKHHTNFSTELENTINSESNFKNISNLIKFVRQHSKWYRDNDCINRHYFNYILLDPRVTNNLKERASQLHLMDVWYTFLRAIFYVGKGKATRPYVHLKNAQKLVDETNNITLVKDPKLALIVSIWKANRGVLLIRAFQGISSQDAQTREASIIDALGMNHLTNRRLGFYYGRARSLSDKERKYLGIALLYKLMMKFLAKEEKELFPLKNTKAAMAA is encoded by the coding sequence atgtcaaaattaTTAGTATTCAACTTTATCCAAACCATCCCTTTGCAGCTTAGAAATAACTTTAAAAGCAAAGTTAAAGCTAGACCCATTAGTTACTCCCTGGGTACCCTCCACAAGCATCACACAAATTTTTCTACAGAGCTGGAAAATACCATAAATTCTGAGAGCAATTTTAAGAATATCAGTAACCTTATAAAGTTTGTTCGACAACATAGTAAGTGGTACCGAGATAATGACTGTATTAATCGACATTATTTTAACTACATATTACTGGATCCTCGAGTAACAAATAATCTAAAAGAACGGGCCAGTCAACTTCACTTAATGGATGTTTGGTATACCTTTCTAAGAGCAATATTTTATGTAGGCAAAGGCAAGGCCACCCGCCCCTACGTTCATTTAAAAAACGCCCAGAAACTGGTAGATGAAACCAACAACATCACATTAGTAAAAGATCCCAAATTGGCGTTAATTGTGTCCATATGGAAGGCAAATCGTGGAGTCTTACTAATACGCGCTTTTCAGGGAATCTCGTCACAAGATGCGCAAACTCGTGAGGCATCTATCATTGATGCTCTCGGCATGAATCACTTGACTAACCGACGATTGGGTTTTTACTATGGTCGAGCTCGAAGTTTATCGGATAAGGAGAGAAAATATCTGGGGATAGCTTTACTTTACAAATTGATGATGAAGTTTCTAgcaaaagaagaaaaagaactATTTCCTTTAAAGAACACCAAGGCTGCAATGGCAGCTTAA
- the CG43068 gene encoding uncharacterized protein: MPGQYTNYKCTRFIMTVLRSYLSILYLWGILQLAAIIPVPCEIWETTFLFATRSFKVAYESFFTNDLAMSVCICVMILGVLIYLYHCCRCRLLGARTWGPGAARPRMNTPILILTIPYIAVFVVSWVITTNATYRGIIFVAENEVGDQSGRAIFLLVIGLLMKLLVLANFYSVCIRIWAYLNILNIGSNDWLVNNYNFGDHLNLFFCV; this comes from the coding sequence ATGCCTGGACAATACACCAACTACAAGTGCACTCGATTTATAATGACGGTGCTCCGGTCGTATCTGAGCATACTCTACCTATGGGGAATTTTGCAATTGGCTGCCATCATTCCGGTTCCCTGTGAGATCTGGGAGACAACATTCTTGTTCGCAACAAGGTCCTTTAAAGTTGCCTACGAGTCGTTTTTTACTAATGATCTGGCGATGTCGGTGTGTATTTGCGTCATGATCCTCGGTGTGCTGATCTATCTGTACCACTGCTGTCGGTGCAGACTACTTGGAGCCCGAACTTGGGGCCCAGGAGCGGCTAGGCCGCGCATGAATACACCCATTCTGATCTTGACGATACCCTATATCGCAGTCTTCGTCGTTTCCTGGGTAATCACCACCAACGCCACGTATCGCGGCATCATCTTTGTGGCTGAGAATGAAGTGGGTGACCAAAGCGGCAGGGCGATTTTTCTATTGGTCATCGGTCTGCTAATGAAGCTTctagttttggccaatttctaTTCGGTTTGCATACGCATCTGGGCTTACTTAAATATCTTGAATATTGGCTCGAATGATTGGCTAGTGAACAACTACAATTTTGGCGATCACCTCAATTTGTTCTTTTGCGTTTGA
- the CG11807 gene encoding uncharacterized protein, isoform B — MACYYRQHADTTVTVPKFSNESSSGGVTYYDIKVRVGKVEWLVERRYRDFANLHEKLVGEISISKKLLPPKKLVGNKQPSFLEQRREQLEIYLQELLIYFRTELPRALAEFLDFNKYDIIYLLQDLAKLFNESGDALLSSKKEYNLSALEVYAISERLSLPCPPSLDRGGKYDFSHVLDFCTQLVALVVTPVKDNASYAQDYNTVDVPIDRSNIIPNRLSFNLNAFRNLKTLKFSALSTENIVDIELLKPTLQTICVHNTTIQNINQVLLCDNLHKHCDVPSLLPETILASPSGSGPSTSNGSALVSADAWQEITELDLTGNLLTQIDGSVRTAPKLRRLILDQNRIRTVQNLAELPQLQLLSLSGNLIAECVDWHLTMGNLVTLKLAQNKIKTLSGLRKLLSLVNLDLSSNQIEELDEVNHVANLPLLETLRLTGNPLAGSVDYRSRVLARFHERAAEISLDNEPGNQQELDTALVLSALLQSKQRQQQK, encoded by the exons ATGGCTTGCTATTACCGCCAGCATGCGGACACCACGGTGACGGTTCCAAAGTTTAGCAACGAGAGTTCCAGCGGCGGAGTGACCTACTACGATATCAAGGTGCGAGTGGGCAAGGTGGAATGGCTGGTGGAGCGCCGTTATCGGGACTTTGCAAATCTTCACGAGAAGCTGGTTGGCGAGATCTCCATCAGTAAGAAGTTGCTGCCGCCGAAGAAG CTAGTTGGAAACAAGCAGCCCTCCTTTTTGGAGCAACGTCGTGAACAGTTGGAAATTTATCTTCAGGAGCTTCTCATCTACTTCCGTACAGAACTGCCGCGAGCTCTGGCCGAGTTTCTGGACTTTAACAAGTACGACATTATTTATCTGCTACAAGATCTTGCCAAGCTGTTCAATGAAAGCGGTGATGCTCTGCTCAGCTCCAAGAAGGAATACAACCTTTCAGCCCTAGAG GTCTACGCTATTAGTGAGCGGCTTAGTCTTCCCTGCCCACCGAGCCTGGATCGCGGTGGAAAGTACGACTTCTCGCACGTGCTGGACTTTTGCACACAACTTGTCGCTTTGGTGGTCACCCCGGTCAAGGACAATGCTAGCTATGCCCAGGATTACAATACGGTTGATGTGCCAATCGATCGCAGCAATATTATTCCGAACAGACTAAGTTTTAATCTAAATGCCTTTCGCAATCTCAAGACGCTCAAATTTTCGGCCTTGTCTACCGAAAACATTGTGGACATCGAACTTCTGAAGCCGACTCTCCAGACAATCTGTGTTCATAACACAACCATACAGAACATAAATCAAGTCCTGCTCTGCGACAATCTGCACAAGCACTGCGATGTGCCAAGCCTGCTGCCAGAGACTATCCTTGCATCCCCCTCCGGTTCCGGTCCCTCCACTTCTAATGGTAGTGCCTTGGTCAGTGCGGATGCGTGGCAAGAGATAACAGAACTCGACCTGACAGGCAATTTGCTAACCCAAATCGATGGCAGTGTACGAACAGCTCCAAAACTCAGACGCCTAATCCTTGACCAGAATCGAATACGGACCGTCCAAAATCTGGCCGAACTTCCTCAACTCCAATTGCTTTCGCTATCTGGGAATCTTATAGCAGAGTGTGTGGACTGGCATTTGACGATGGGAAACCTAGTCACTCTGAAGCTAGCTCAGAACAAAATCAAGACACTAAGTGGTCTGCGAAAACTACTTTCACTGGTTAACCTGGACCTTAGTTCCAATCAGATCGAGGAGCTTGATGAAGTTAATCATGTCGCCAATCTTCCGCTTCTAGAGACCCTTCGACTTACTGGAAATCCGCTGGCGGGCAGTGTGG ACTATCGCTCTCGCGTCCTTGCTCGATTTCACGAACGTGCTGCTGAAATATCTTTGGACAACGAACCTGGTAATCAGCAGGAGCTAGATACTGCTTTGGTATTGTCCGCCCTTCTGCAATCAAAGCAACGTCAGCAACAAAAGTGA
- the Sfp51E gene encoding seminal fluid protein 51E, whose translation MIRKYLVLILVLGFLHLTWSSSGSCKDGLVFNPKKRVCEPKPTTEPPDTCRPGTYWILEKKSCIKLRQVMSGYFPAKPEKPIQDLKCPKGLISLGNLCVRELKIKKKSQGSGKNGIEVDMDDKYKIVIKEKQTDPPLDA comes from the exons ATGATTCGAAAGTATTTAGTTCTTATCTTAGTCCTGGGTTTCCTTCATCTCACCTGGAGTTCATCGGGGTCGTGCAAGGATGGTTTGGTTTTTAACCCCAAAAAGCGGGTATGTGAACCGAAGCCAACGACAGAACCTCCAGATACTTGCCGAC CCGGAACGTACTGGATTCTAGAGAAGAAATCGTGTATCAAGTTGCGGCAAGTAATGTCTGGATATTTTCCTGCAAAACCTGAAAAGCCCATCCAAGACCTGAAGTGCCCCAAAGGATTAATTTCTTTGGGAAATTTGTGTGTAAGGgagttaaaaattaaaaaaaaatctcaagGGAGCGGTAAAAACGGAATAGAGGTGGATATGGAcgataaatataaaattgtcataaaagaaaaacagactGACCCTCCTCTTGATGCATAA
- the CG43829 gene encoding uncharacterized protein, translated as MFVVLIMIFNDVGVHGKCPPGKQWNPMAKKCIKYYFGSYIYNYKKGEARLLKIMTTNFEVNPDKRHRNIKIK; from the exons ATGTTTGTAGTATTGATTATGATTTTCAATGACGTTGGTGTGCACGGAAAATGCCCACCGGGCAAGCAATGGAACCCAATGGCTAAAAAGTGTATAAAATATTACTTTGGCTCATA CATTTATAACTATAAAAAAGGTGAGGCGAGGCTATTAAAAATAATGACAACTAATTTTGAGGTTAATCCAGACAAAAGACACAGAAATATaaagataaaataa
- the GPHR gene encoding golgi pH regulator gives MAFLGDCVIVFVSQMIFFAGGWLFFNKELFKHYEIRHISVQLIFSSTFALSITMFELIIFEIIDVLESSSRYFHWRLGLTLLLFMTTAVIPIYICYSVIHSISFFSDKWVRILTTFCWFIFIYGLWRIGDPFPLLSASHGIFTIEQGVSRISVIGVTVMAILSGFGAVNYPYTSMSYFIKPVSRNDIICFERRLALTVEMLSAKKRKIAMAIYNHNKLNPSKPRIWDMLASAVQRNTNSGEDINQLKQEVYGLEELLRSVFLELSSLKNMEERQRWSQTLKGKYFNVLGHFFSVYCVYKIFMCCINIIFDRVGRKDPVTRGLEIAIHWCGFNIDFAFWNQHISFLLVGCIVITSIRGLLLTLTKFFYRISSSKSSNIIVLILGQIMGMYFCSSVLLMRMNMPAEYRVIITEVLGNLHFNFYHRWFDVIFLVSALTTIIVLYLSRKPVRVDDSDLN, from the exons ATGGCCTTCCTGGGCGACTGTGTTATTGTGTTCGTGTCGCAG ATGATATTCTTCGCCGGCGGCTGGCTGTTTTTCAACAAAGAACTCTTCAAGCACTATGAGATACGACATATATCCGTTCAGTTGATTTTTTCATCCACATTTGCCTTATCCATAACCATGTTCGAGTTGATCATATTCGAAATCATCGATGTTCTGGAGTCCAGTTCAAGGTACTTCCATTGGCGACTGGGTCTCACGTTACTACTCTTTATGACGACGGCTGTGATACCCATTTACATTTGCTACTCCGTGATACACAGCATTTCTTTCT tTTCCGATAAATGGGTCCGAATTCTGACCACATTCTGTTGGTTCATCTTTATATATGGGCTTTGGCGGATTGGTGACCCCTTTCCTTTGCTGAGCGCTTCCCACGGAATCTTTACGATCGAACAGGGCGTTTCCCGGATTAGTGTGATTGGGGTCACTGTAATGGCCATACTTTCTGGCTTTGGTGCCGTCAATTATCCGTACACCAGTATGTCCTATTTCATCAA GCCAGTGTCTCGGAATGATATCATCTGTTTTGAAAGGCGTTTGGCTTTGACAGTAGAAATGCTGTCGGCCAAAAAGCGGAAGATTGCCATGGCCATCTATAATCACAACAAACTGAATCCTTCCAAACCCAGAATTTGGGATATGCTTGCTTCTGCGGTCCAGCGCAACACGAACAGTGGCGAAG ACATCAATCAATTAAAACAGGAAGTGTATGGCTTGGAGGAGCTATTACGCTCTGTTTTCTTAGAACTTAGTTCATTGAAAAACATGGAAGAACGCCAAAGATGGTCTCAAACATTGAAGGGAAAGTACTTCAATGTACTAGGACATTTTTTTAGTGTTTATTGTGTTTATAAGATATTTATG TGTTGCATCAACATTATCTTCGATAGAGTCGGTCGCAAGGATCCAGTCACACGAGGCCTTGAAATTGCCATACACTGGTGCGGCTTTAACATTGACTTTGCGTTCTGGAATCAGCATATATCATTTCTGCTCGTCGGCTGCATTGTGATCACCTCGATTAGAGGTTTGTTGCTAACGCTGACAAAA ttCTTTTATCGCATTTCATCGAGCAAGTCGAGCAACATCATAGTACTTATTTTGGGCCAGATCATGGGCATGTACTTCTGTTCCTCAGTATTGCTGATGCGCATGAACATGCCAGCCGAGTATCGTGTGATCATCACCGAGGTTCTAGGAAATCTGCACTTCAACTTCTACCATCGTTGGTTTGACGTAATATTCCTGGTCAGCGCATTGACCACCATCATTGTTCTATATCTGTCACGCAAGCCAGTTCGCGTGGACGATTCCGATCTGAACTGA